One Mycobacterium sp. SMC-4 DNA window includes the following coding sequences:
- the infB gene encoding translation initiation factor IF-2: MAGKARVHELAKELGVTSKEVLARLSDQGEFVKSASSTVEAPVARRLRESFGGGKPAVEKAQPGGNGAPKPAPQKRPAPKPSAPAAQQPAAAPPEPPQPTPAPPTPAAAAPTPAPAAPAPPRPGPTPGPRPGPAAPKPGAPKPAARTPRVGNNPFSTQQPVERAMPRPQSPGGPRPGPGGPRPGGGPRPGASPGNMPPRPPGARPVPGGGPRPGGGPRPGGGPRPGPGGGGRPGGGGGGGNYRGGGAGAPAGGGGGGFRGRPGGGGGRPGQRGGAAGAFGRPGGAPKRGRKSKRAKRAEYENMQAPVVGGVRLPHGNGETIRLARGASLSDFAEKIDANPASLVQALFNLGEMVTATQSVGDDILELLGGEMNYKVQVVSPEDEDRELLQSFDLSYGEDSGDEEDLEFRPPVVTVMGHVDHGKTRLLDTIRNATVREGEAGGITQHIGAYQVTVDLDGNERPITFIDTPGHEAFTAMRARGAKATDIAILVVAADDGVMPQTVEAVNHAQAADVPIVVAVNKIDKEGADPAKIRGQLTEYGLIPEEYGGDTMFVDISAKNNVNIEALLEAVVLTADASLDLRANPDMEAQGVAIEAHLDRGRGPVATVLIQRGTLRVGDSVVAGDAYGRVRRMVDEHGEDVEEALPSRPVQVIGFTSVPGAGDNFLVVDEDRIARQIADRRSARKRNALAARTRKRISLEDLDSALKETSQLNLILKGDNAGTVEALEEALLGIQVDDEVQLRVIDRGVGGVTETNVNLASASDAIIIGFNVRAEGKATELANREGVEIRYYSIIYQAIDEIEAALKGMLKPVYEEKELGRAEIRAVFRSSKVGNIAGCLVQSGIMRRNAKARLLRDNVVVAENLTVSSLKREKDDVTEVREGYECGLTLTYSDIKEGDVIETYELVEKERV, translated from the coding sequence GTGGCAGGTAAGGCCCGCGTGCACGAGTTGGCTAAGGAACTCGGTGTCACAAGCAAAGAAGTGCTCGCCCGACTCAGTGATCAGGGTGAATTCGTCAAATCGGCATCGTCGACGGTCGAGGCGCCGGTAGCCCGCCGCCTGCGCGAGTCGTTCGGTGGCGGCAAGCCCGCCGTCGAGAAGGCCCAGCCCGGCGGCAATGGCGCGCCCAAGCCCGCCCCCCAGAAGAGGCCGGCACCCAAGCCGTCGGCGCCGGCGGCACAGCAGCCCGCCGCTGCCCCGCCTGAACCACCCCAGCCCACGCCGGCGCCGCCCACGCCCGCGGCAGCCGCTCCGACGCCTGCCCCGGCTGCCCCCGCCCCGCCCCGGCCCGGCCCGACTCCGGGCCCACGCCCGGGACCGGCGGCCCCCAAGCCCGGTGCTCCCAAGCCCGCGGCGCGGACGCCGCGCGTCGGCAACAACCCGTTCTCCACCCAGCAGCCCGTCGAACGAGCGATGCCCAGGCCGCAGAGTCCGGGTGGCCCCCGACCCGGCCCTGGTGGTCCCCGCCCCGGCGGCGGTCCGCGACCCGGTGCCAGCCCCGGCAACATGCCGCCGCGCCCGCCCGGTGCGCGGCCGGTCCCCGGTGGAGGCCCCCGGCCCGGTGGCGGACCTCGCCCCGGTGGCGGCCCGCGGCCGGGCCCCGGCGGTGGTGGTCGTCCAGGTGGCGGCGGCGGTGGTGGCAACTACCGCGGTGGCGGTGCCGGAGCTCCCGCCGGTGGCGGTGGTGGCGGCTTCCGCGGTCGTCCCGGTGGTGGCGGTGGCCGCCCCGGCCAGCGTGGCGGTGCTGCCGGCGCGTTCGGTCGCCCCGGCGGTGCACCCAAGCGCGGCCGCAAGTCGAAGCGGGCAAAACGCGCCGAGTACGAGAACATGCAGGCGCCGGTCGTCGGTGGCGTGCGGTTGCCGCACGGCAACGGCGAGACGATTCGGCTGGCCCGCGGCGCGTCGCTGTCGGACTTCGCCGAGAAGATCGACGCCAACCCGGCCTCGCTGGTGCAGGCGCTGTTCAACCTCGGTGAGATGGTCACCGCGACCCAGTCGGTCGGTGACGACATTCTCGAGCTGCTCGGCGGCGAGATGAACTACAAGGTTCAGGTCGTGTCCCCCGAGGACGAGGACCGCGAACTGCTGCAGTCCTTCGACCTGTCCTACGGCGAAGACTCCGGGGACGAGGAGGATCTGGAGTTCCGTCCGCCGGTCGTCACCGTCATGGGTCACGTCGACCACGGCAAGACCCGACTGCTGGACACCATCCGCAACGCCACCGTCCGTGAGGGCGAGGCGGGCGGTATCACCCAGCACATCGGTGCCTACCAGGTGACTGTCGACCTCGACGGCAACGAACGACCGATCACCTTCATCGACACCCCGGGTCACGAGGCGTTCACCGCCATGCGAGCCCGTGGTGCCAAGGCCACCGACATCGCGATCCTGGTCGTGGCCGCCGACGACGGTGTGATGCCACAGACGGTGGAGGCGGTCAATCACGCGCAGGCGGCCGACGTGCCGATCGTGGTGGCGGTCAACAAGATCGACAAGGAAGGCGCCGATCCGGCCAAGATCCGCGGCCAACTCACCGAATACGGGTTGATTCCCGAGGAGTACGGCGGCGACACCATGTTCGTCGACATCTCGGCGAAGAACAACGTCAACATCGAAGCGCTGCTCGAAGCGGTGGTGCTGACCGCCGATGCCTCGCTGGATCTGCGGGCCAACCCCGACATGGAAGCCCAGGGTGTGGCGATCGAGGCGCACCTCGACCGAGGCCGCGGACCGGTGGCGACCGTGCTGATTCAGCGCGGCACGCTGCGCGTCGGCGACTCGGTGGTGGCCGGCGACGCCTACGGGCGTGTCCGTCGCATGGTCGACGAGCACGGCGAAGACGTCGAAGAGGCGCTGCCGTCGCGTCCGGTGCAGGTCATCGGCTTTACGTCGGTGCCGGGCGCGGGTGACAACTTCCTCGTCGTCGACGAGGACCGCATCGCCCGCCAGATTGCCGACCGGCGCAGTGCACGCAAGCGCAACGCACTGGCCGCACGCACTCGCAAGCGCATCAGCCTGGAGGACCTGGATTCGGCGCTGAAGGAAACCAGCCAGCTGAACCTGATCCTCAAGGGCGACAACGCCGGTACGGTCGAGGCGCTCGAAGAGGCCCTGCTGGGCATCCAGGTCGACGACGAAGTGCAGCTGCGGGTCATCGACCGCGGAGTCGGCGGGGTCACCGAGACCAACGTCAACCTGGCGTCGGCCTCGGATGCGATCATCATCGGCTTCAACGTGCGCGCCGAGGGCAAGGCCACCGAGCTGGCCAACCGCGAGGGCGTCGAGATCCGCTACTACTCGATCATCTACCAGGCGATCGATGAGATCGAGGCCGCGCTCAAGGGCATGCTCAAGCCGGTCTACGAGGAGAAGGAGCTCGGTCGTGCCGAGATCCGTGCGGTCTTCCGCTCGTCGAAGGTCGGCAACATCGCCGGCTGCCTGGTGCAGTCGGGGATCATGCGCCGCAACGCCAAGGCCCGGCTGCTCCGCGACAACGTGGTGGTCGCCGAGAACCTCACCGTGTCCTCGCTCAAGCGGGAGAAGGACGACGTCACCGAGGTGCGCGAAGGGTACGAATGCGGTCTGACGCTGACGTACTCCGACATCAAGGAAGGCGACGTCATCGAGACCTACGAGTTGGTCGAAAAGGAACGCGTCTAA
- the rbfA gene encoding 30S ribosome-binding factor RbfA, which yields MPDPARARRLAKRISTIVASAIEYEIKDPRLAGVTITDAKVTNDLHDATLYYTVMGSSLTEEPDFAGAAAGLDKATGVLRSKVGASLGVRFTPTLAFVRDTVPDAAHRMEELLARARAADEDLARVRQGAKPAGEADPYRLSEAQDEVGDDGARDDGA from the coding sequence ATGCCAGATCCCGCACGGGCGCGTCGGCTGGCCAAGCGCATCTCGACGATCGTCGCGTCGGCCATCGAGTACGAGATCAAGGATCCTCGGCTCGCCGGCGTGACGATCACCGACGCCAAGGTCACCAACGACCTGCACGACGCCACGCTGTACTACACGGTGATGGGCAGTTCGCTGACCGAGGAACCGGACTTCGCCGGTGCTGCGGCGGGACTGGACAAGGCCACCGGGGTGCTGCGCTCCAAGGTGGGCGCCAGCCTCGGTGTCCGGTTCACCCCGACACTGGCGTTCGTGCGGGACACGGTGCCTGACGCCGCGCACCGGATGGAGGAGTTGCTCGCCCGCGCGCGGGCAGCCGATGAGGATTTGGCCCGGGTCAGGCAGGGGGCCAAGCCCGCTGGTGAGGCCGACCCGTATCGGCTCAGCGAGGCGCAGGACGAGGTCGGCGACGATGGGGCCCGCGACGACGGGGCCTGA
- a CDS encoding PE family protein, producing MVTVPMTPALVEVISDTAVPVVAVVVQSNQLDQAPTDSPMTESLMMATIAGVTRRDDEQRSVTGDANTEKLSAPVFSAMMQQPATTAAPFQIWFGYLLLVGNGTPEHPNGGILIGNGYTWTGATCNSGLACIGGNGGLVGSGGGGYNGGDGGNAGWIGNGGKGGTGVVGINGGAGGNGGTGGLLLGRGGDGGAGADVSTGTGGHGGNGGNAGYLSFSGTGGSGGEGGSGPVEGTGGNGGTGGNARLSGAGGSGGTGGQGGAGGSGGAGGRAGMFLGSGGAGGTGGKALDSGFDGGVGGAGGSVGEYSLWGSGGAGGAGGEGADGAAGTLTTIGGDGGAGGRGGDGGHGGWLWGLAGAGGLGGRGGRGGHGYDGADGIDGGDGQDGTDGGDGGVGGAGGNAGQARFLLLFSAKGANGSGGAGGAGGDAGNAGNGGVGRQGDSADPDGGRGGDGGTRASAGTGGLGGAPGTGGQGGSTGAVGPDGASATGGDGGAGGAGWDSDDPTRTGGNGGDGGDAGPIGAGGVGGRGGNGAAGDFSTSASGSGSAGGAGGSGGLGSGGGVHGAGGAGGAGGAGASRGAGATAGLGGAGGAGSAATPTVGGVGGGGGGGGGGARVEGIDGGVVDGTATGGAGGSGGEGSATGVGGTGGNGGAASVFADGVGSSASGEAIGGAGGAGGLNGGAGGAGGKGGVEAVGANSVAAGTGIGGSGGHGVDGGAGGAGGEGVTTAGEDGQADGTSTGGAGGTATGVGSVGGAGGGAWVQAGFTGIPGGVSSGSATGGIGGGAANGGVGGDGGYGLILSVGLTGGAEGTAEGGAGGSAAVGGASGGDGGSAQVAGFHGVTTASHARGGAGGAGHGGDGGAGNQGWVGVYDYGGPVGSTVIDGSATGGAGGDGGYNDAVNNTRGGAGGLGGQALVGTDGGGAVDGAAATAGAGAHGGNGTAAGDGGTGGAGGYAEVWAGGTDSRADGTVTGGAGGAAVGTGTGGAGGKGYLLAQNGGHASATGAGAVGAHGGAGANGGTGGQGGAGTISATAALSTADGIATGGLGGAGDAATGGAGGEGKISATATGAQASGTGTGGAGGAGANGALGGAGGQGGVFAQRTGSTATGTGVGGVGGDADGSTSTGGRGGGGWIQTGYSSQPTLGVNSSASGYALGGVGGGATTGGTGGAGGGGVVLAYGDNATASGNAYGGAGGAGSNGGTGGAGWTGQVVGQGAGSSATGTGTGGAGGSGDGAGVTGGTGRPGGVLAIGADSTADGTATGGNGGAGQGGVNGRSGGEGMIRVQGAQDSVTGSSATGGHGFTGTSGQGTSGNITVNGGTVTNSSVTAGVSSTYAAGGGANMNVRGGGSVSNTHLTGGDAGAYAAGGGATATAGNASSAGTIADSSATGGNGGNGGPTTALGRAGGSATLSAINNSTVSASTAAGGNGGNGGAAGTGGAVGGNGGNAGAATISVNNGTALTGQIAVGGDGGDGSAPGVGGSGNGGNGGNGGAGGKLNVGGGIGGNGGDGGDGAPNGTPGTTGANGANVPA from the coding sequence GTGGTGACTGTCCCGATGACGCCGGCGTTGGTCGAGGTCATCTCCGACACCGCCGTTCCGGTCGTGGCTGTCGTGGTGCAGAGCAACCAGCTCGACCAGGCGCCGACGGATTCTCCGATGACGGAGTCGTTGATGATGGCCACCATCGCCGGCGTTACTCGCCGTGACGACGAACAGCGGTCCGTGACAGGTGACGCGAACACCGAAAAGCTTTCTGCACCGGTCTTTTCGGCGATGATGCAGCAGCCGGCCACGACCGCCGCACCCTTCCAGATCTGGTTCGGCTATCTGCTCCTGGTGGGTAACGGCACCCCAGAGCATCCCAACGGCGGCATCCTGATCGGCAACGGATACACCTGGACCGGTGCGACCTGTAACAGCGGGCTGGCCTGCATCGGTGGCAACGGCGGCTTGGTGGGCAGCGGCGGTGGTGGCTACAACGGCGGCGATGGTGGTAACGCCGGCTGGATCGGCAATGGCGGTAAGGGCGGCACCGGTGTCGTCGGGATCAACGGCGGAGCCGGCGGTAACGGCGGAACCGGCGGCTTGTTGTTGGGCCGGGGTGGTGATGGCGGGGCCGGCGCCGATGTCTCCACCGGCACCGGCGGTCACGGTGGCAACGGTGGTAACGCCGGATATCTGTCCTTCTCGGGTACTGGTGGGTCCGGCGGCGAGGGTGGTTCCGGCCCTGTCGAAGGTACCGGCGGTAACGGAGGTACCGGCGGCAACGCCCGTCTGAGCGGCGCCGGCGGCAGCGGTGGTACCGGCGGCCAGGGTGGTGCCGGTGGGTCCGGCGGAGCCGGCGGCCGTGCAGGGATGTTCCTGGGTAGCGGTGGCGCGGGAGGTACCGGCGGCAAGGCCCTGGACTCGGGATTTGACGGTGGGGTCGGCGGCGCCGGCGGCAGTGTCGGCGAGTACTCCCTGTGGGGCAGCGGTGGCGCCGGTGGCGCCGGCGGCGAGGGAGCAGACGGCGCAGCAGGCACCCTCACCACGATCGGCGGAGACGGTGGCGCGGGTGGTCGAGGTGGCGACGGCGGTCACGGCGGTTGGCTGTGGGGACTTGCCGGCGCCGGAGGCCTCGGTGGTCGCGGTGGTCGTGGCGGTCACGGTTACGACGGCGCGGATGGCATCGACGGTGGTGATGGCCAGGACGGCACAGACGGCGGCGACGGCGGAGTCGGCGGAGCCGGCGGCAACGCCGGGCAGGCCCGGTTCTTGTTGCTGTTCAGCGCCAAAGGCGCCAATGGCAGCGGTGGTGCGGGCGGTGCGGGCGGCGACGCCGGCAATGCCGGCAATGGCGGCGTGGGCAGGCAGGGCGATTCCGCCGACCCGGATGGCGGTCGCGGCGGCGATGGCGGGACCCGTGCCAGTGCCGGGACCGGTGGCCTCGGCGGTGCTCCGGGCACCGGCGGGCAGGGCGGCTCGACGGGCGCTGTCGGTCCCGACGGTGCGAGTGCCACCGGCGGCGACGGTGGCGCCGGCGGGGCCGGATGGGACAGCGACGACCCGACCCGCACAGGTGGAAACGGTGGCGACGGCGGTGACGCGGGACCGATCGGCGCGGGCGGTGTCGGTGGGCGCGGTGGCAACGGTGCCGCGGGTGACTTCAGCACGTCGGCCTCCGGCAGCGGCAGCGCCGGTGGCGCGGGTGGTAGCGGCGGCCTCGGCTCCGGCGGCGGTGTCCACGGCGCCGGTGGTGCGGGCGGGGCCGGTGGTGCCGGAGCAAGCCGTGGTGCCGGTGCGACCGCAGGTTTGGGCGGGGCCGGTGGTGCCGGCTCCGCGGCCACTCCGACGGTGGGTGGTGTCGGTGGCGGTGGTGGCGGCGGCGGCGGCGGTGCCCGGGTCGAAGGCATCGACGGCGGCGTTGTGGACGGCACGGCCACCGGCGGTGCCGGCGGAAGCGGTGGTGAAGGTTCGGCGACCGGTGTCGGTGGTACCGGCGGCAACGGCGGCGCGGCCAGTGTGTTCGCCGATGGTGTCGGCAGCAGCGCTTCCGGTGAGGCGATCGGTGGCGCCGGAGGTGCCGGCGGCCTCAACGGCGGCGCCGGTGGCGCGGGCGGCAAGGGCGGGGTGGAAGCCGTCGGCGCCAACAGCGTCGCTGCCGGAACCGGCATTGGTGGTTCGGGCGGTCACGGCGTCGACGGCGGTGCCGGTGGTGCCGGTGGCGAGGGCGTTACCACCGCCGGCGAGGACGGTCAGGCCGACGGGACCAGCACCGGCGGTGCCGGCGGTACCGCGACCGGAGTCGGCAGTGTCGGCGGTGCCGGCGGCGGTGCGTGGGTGCAGGCCGGCTTTACCGGCATCCCCGGAGGCGTCTCGTCCGGCTCTGCGACCGGTGGCATCGGCGGTGGCGCCGCGAACGGTGGCGTCGGCGGAGACGGTGGATACGGGCTGATTTTGTCGGTCGGACTCACCGGCGGTGCAGAAGGTACGGCCGAGGGTGGCGCCGGGGGTAGTGCTGCTGTCGGCGGTGCGTCTGGCGGAGACGGCGGTTCGGCGCAGGTGGCCGGGTTCCACGGGGTGACGACAGCGAGCCATGCCAGGGGTGGTGCCGGCGGTGCCGGCCACGGTGGCGACGGCGGGGCCGGCAACCAGGGCTGGGTCGGCGTGTACGACTACGGCGGTCCGGTCGGCAGCACGGTGATCGATGGCTCGGCCACCGGTGGGGCCGGCGGCGACGGAGGCTACAACGACGCGGTCAACAACACCCGCGGCGGCGCCGGCGGTCTTGGTGGTCAGGCCCTGGTCGGCACTGACGGCGGCGGTGCGGTCGACGGCGCCGCCGCAACGGCCGGCGCTGGCGCCCACGGCGGTAACGGCACGGCGGCCGGTGATGGTGGCACCGGTGGTGCCGGCGGGTATGCCGAGGTCTGGGCCGGCGGTACGGACAGTCGGGCCGACGGCACGGTCACCGGTGGTGCCGGTGGCGCGGCGGTCGGCACCGGCACCGGTGGTGCCGGCGGCAAGGGCTACCTGCTGGCTCAGAACGGCGGGCATGCGTCGGCGACCGGTGCCGGCGCGGTCGGGGCGCACGGCGGTGCGGGCGCCAACGGCGGTACCGGCGGCCAAGGCGGGGCCGGCACCATATCGGCTACAGCTGCCCTGAGCACGGCCGACGGAATCGCCACCGGTGGACTCGGTGGCGCGGGGGATGCTGCTACCGGTGGTGCCGGTGGTGAAGGCAAGATCTCGGCCACCGCAACTGGGGCTCAGGCGAGTGGCACCGGGACGGGTGGCGCCGGCGGGGCCGGCGCCAACGGCGCGCTCGGCGGAGCCGGCGGCCAGGGCGGAGTGTTCGCCCAGCGAACCGGTAGCACGGCCACCGGGACGGGTGTCGGCGGTGTCGGTGGGGATGCTGACGGGTCCACCAGCACCGGCGGAAGGGGTGGCGGCGGCTGGATCCAGACCGGCTACTCGTCGCAGCCCACCCTCGGTGTCAACAGCTCAGCCAGCGGCTACGCCCTCGGCGGCGTCGGCGGCGGCGCGACCACCGGCGGCACGGGTGGCGCCGGCGGCGGCGGCGTCGTGCTCGCGTACGGCGACAACGCCACGGCCAGCGGCAATGCCTACGGGGGTGCCGGCGGTGCCGGTTCCAACGGCGGTACCGGCGGCGCGGGTTGGACCGGCCAGGTGGTGGGTCAGGGCGCCGGGTCCTCCGCGACCGGTACGGGCACCGGCGGGGCCGGCGGCAGCGGCGACGGCGCCGGCGTCACCGGCGGTACGGGCCGGCCTGGTGGCGTGCTGGCCATCGGCGCGGACAGCACCGCAGACGGCACCGCGACCGGCGGTAACGGCGGCGCCGGCCAGGGTGGTGTCAACGGCCGCAGCGGCGGCGAGGGCATGATTCGGGTGCAAGGTGCCCAAGACTCGGTTACCGGCAGCAGTGCCACCGGCGGCCACGGCTTCACCGGTACCAGCGGCCAGGGGACCAGCGGGAACATCACCGTCAACGGCGGCACGGTGACCAACAGCAGTGTGACGGCCGGGGTCAGCTCCACCTATGCGGCAGGCGGCGGCGCCAATATGAACGTCCGAGGGGGCGGATCGGTTTCCAACACTCACCTCACCGGCGGAGATGCCGGGGCCTACGCAGCCGGCGGCGGTGCCACCGCGACCGCCGGCAATGCCAGCAGCGCCGGCACCATCGCCGATAGTTCGGCCACCGGTGGCAACGGTGGAAACGGCGGGCCCACAACTGCACTCGGTCGCGCCGGTGGCAGCGCCACGCTCAGTGCGATCAACAACAGCACGGTGAGCGCCAGCACGGCCGCCGGCGGCAACGGCGGCAACGGCGGGGCCGCTGGAACGGGCGGTGCCGTGGGCGGTAACGGCGGTAATGCCGGTGCGGCGACGATCAGTGTCAACAACGGCACGGCCCTGACCGGCCAGATCGCGGTGGGTGGCGACGGCGGCGACGGCAGTGCGCCCGGTGTCGGCGGCTCCGGCAACGGTGGCAACGGCGGCAACGGCGGAGCCGGCGGCAAGCTCAACGTCGGCGGTGGTATCGGCGGCAACGGAGGCGACGGTGGCGACGGCGCGCCGAACGGCACACCCGGCACGACCGGCGCCAACGGTGCCAACGTCCCGGCCTAG
- a CDS encoding sulfotransferase, translating into MAALHFISGLPRSGSTLLGALLRQNPNIHAAMSGPLAGLFDGLLAEMSARNEFSMFLDDAKRRRILLGLFESYYADCAAGVIFDTNRSWCARMPALAALFPEAKVIACVRELPWVVDSIERLVQRNVFSPSSIFDYRPGGTVYTRASQVAGQDGMVGGPYDALKQACYGAQRDRLLVVQYETLTTEPAKVMHAIYQFISEPDFQHDFAHVDYEVTGFDERAGTPGLHVVSGAVKAEPRETVLPPDLFERFVHDAFWRDPSKVPEGLRIV; encoded by the coding sequence GTGGCGGCGCTGCACTTCATCTCAGGCTTACCGCGATCAGGCTCGACGCTGTTGGGGGCGCTGCTGCGACAGAACCCGAATATACACGCCGCGATGTCGGGACCGTTGGCCGGATTATTTGACGGCCTGCTCGCTGAGATGAGCGCCCGCAACGAGTTCTCGATGTTCCTCGACGACGCCAAGCGCCGACGCATCCTGCTCGGGCTCTTCGAGTCCTACTACGCCGACTGCGCTGCCGGGGTCATCTTCGACACCAACCGCAGCTGGTGTGCCCGGATGCCGGCGCTTGCCGCGCTTTTCCCGGAAGCGAAAGTCATTGCCTGCGTGCGTGAACTGCCATGGGTGGTCGACAGCATCGAACGGCTGGTCCAGCGCAACGTCTTCAGTCCCTCGTCGATCTTCGATTACCGCCCCGGCGGCACCGTCTACACCAGGGCAAGTCAGGTCGCCGGGCAGGACGGCATGGTCGGCGGTCCGTACGACGCTCTCAAACAGGCGTGTTACGGCGCTCAACGCGACCGCCTGTTGGTGGTGCAGTACGAGACCCTGACCACCGAACCGGCCAAGGTCATGCACGCCATCTACCAGTTCATCAGTGAACCGGACTTCCAGCATGACTTCGCCCACGTCGACTATGAGGTCACCGGGTTCGACGAACGGGCCGGGACACCCGGACTGCACGTCGTCAGCGGCGCGGTGAAAGCCGAACCGCGCGAGACCGTGCTTCCGCCGGATCTCTTCGAACGCTTTGTCCACGACGCATTCTGGCGGGATCCGAGCAAGGTTCCCGAAGGCCTGCGCATCGTCTGA
- a CDS encoding bifunctional oligoribonuclease/PAP phosphatase NrnA, which translates to MRTIESKADGTHVGPQAGPLVDARQAADLLDGADNIVVVGHVFPDADTIGAGLALAQVLARVGKDVAVSFATPAELPESLRTLPGGHLLARPGQVRPNPDLVVTVDIPSVNRLGSLAELAAPGRDVLVVDHHASNTLFGSANFVDPSADSTTMLVAELLDAWDKPIDVGVAHCLYAGLTTDTGSFRWATARAHRLAARLIELGVDNAGISRTLLDTHPFAWLPMLSRVLGSARLVAEAAQGRGLVYAVVPHDEWSAARPEEVESIVDIVRTTAQAEVAAVFKEIAPQQWSVSMRSKALDVSAVGATFGGGGHRLAAGYTASGTADEVVAALRSALA; encoded by the coding sequence ATGAGGACGATCGAATCGAAGGCTGACGGGACCCATGTGGGTCCCCAGGCAGGCCCTCTGGTGGATGCGCGGCAGGCCGCTGATCTCCTCGATGGCGCTGACAACATCGTCGTCGTCGGTCACGTCTTTCCTGACGCGGACACCATCGGCGCGGGTCTGGCCCTGGCGCAGGTGCTGGCGCGGGTGGGTAAGGATGTGGCCGTCAGTTTCGCCACGCCCGCGGAGCTGCCGGAGTCGCTGCGTACGCTGCCCGGCGGGCACTTGCTGGCGCGACCGGGGCAGGTTCGGCCGAACCCGGATCTGGTCGTCACGGTCGACATCCCCAGCGTGAACCGGTTGGGATCGTTGGCCGAGCTGGCCGCACCCGGCCGCGACGTGCTGGTCGTCGACCACCACGCGTCGAACACGCTGTTCGGGTCGGCCAACTTCGTCGATCCGTCGGCGGACTCGACGACGATGCTGGTGGCGGAGTTGCTCGACGCCTGGGACAAGCCCATCGACGTCGGCGTGGCGCACTGTCTGTACGCCGGTCTGACCACCGACACCGGATCCTTTCGGTGGGCCACCGCGCGGGCACACCGGCTGGCTGCCCGACTGATCGAGCTCGGTGTCGACAACGCCGGTATCAGCCGAACCCTGCTCGATACCCATCCATTCGCCTGGCTGCCCATGTTGTCGCGGGTATTGGGTTCGGCGCGGCTGGTCGCCGAGGCGGCGCAGGGCCGTGGTCTGGTCTACGCGGTCGTGCCGCACGACGAGTGGTCGGCGGCGCGCCCCGAAGAAGTCGAGAGCATCGTCGACATCGTCCGCACCACTGCGCAAGCTGAAGTCGCGGCGGTCTTCAAAGAGATTGCGCCGCAACAGTGGTCGGTGTCCATGCGGTCGAAGGCGTTGGACGTCTCGGCTGTCGGTGCCACGTTCGGTGGCGGCGGGCACCGGTTGGCCGCCGGGTACACCGCGTCGGGAACGGCTGACGAGGTGGTCGCCGCGCTGCGCAGTGCGCTCGCCTGA
- a CDS encoding MATE family efflux transporter, with protein sequence MTDSLAPATGRRIAALAFPALGVLAAEPLYLLFDLAVIGRLGALSLAGLAIGALIMGVLSSQLTFLSYGTTARAARFYGAGDRGAAVEEGVQATWLALGIGTAIVVAVQWSAVPLVSALAAGGDIAEAALPWVRIASLAVPAILVAAAGNGWMRGVQDTVRPLRYVVFGFAVSAVLCPLLVYGWLGAPELGLPGSALANIVGQWLAAVLFFRALIVEGVPLRPRIEVLRAQVVMGRDLVLRTLAFQACFVSAGAVAARFGAAAVAAHQVVLQLWSFLALVLDSLAIAAQSLVGAALGAGQVAHAKSVAWRVTAFSAVAAAVLAALFALGAPVLPGVFTDDRAVLDEMSVPWWFLVAQLPIAGIVFAVDGVLLGAGDAKFMRNATLASALLGFLPAIWLSLAFGWGLLGIWAGLSTFMVLRLLFVGARVLSGRWLVPGTV encoded by the coding sequence GTGACGGACTCCTTGGCGCCGGCGACCGGTCGGCGGATCGCCGCGTTGGCCTTCCCCGCGCTGGGGGTGTTGGCCGCTGAGCCGCTGTACTTGTTGTTCGACCTCGCTGTGATCGGCCGACTGGGCGCGCTCAGTCTGGCGGGGTTGGCCATCGGTGCACTGATCATGGGCGTGCTCAGTTCTCAGCTGACGTTTTTGTCCTACGGCACCACGGCGCGCGCCGCAAGGTTCTACGGTGCAGGCGACCGCGGCGCGGCGGTCGAGGAGGGAGTGCAGGCCACCTGGCTGGCCCTCGGGATCGGCACCGCGATCGTCGTCGCCGTCCAATGGTCAGCTGTCCCACTGGTTTCCGCATTGGCTGCCGGCGGCGACATCGCCGAGGCCGCGTTGCCGTGGGTGCGGATCGCCAGCCTGGCGGTCCCCGCCATCCTGGTGGCGGCCGCCGGGAACGGATGGATGCGCGGGGTGCAGGACACCGTCCGCCCGTTGCGCTACGTGGTTTTCGGCTTCGCTGTGTCGGCGGTGTTGTGCCCGCTGCTGGTGTACGGCTGGTTGGGCGCCCCGGAACTCGGGTTGCCGGGTTCGGCGCTGGCCAACATCGTCGGGCAGTGGTTGGCCGCCGTGTTGTTCTTCCGTGCATTGATCGTCGAGGGGGTCCCGCTTCGCCCGCGGATCGAGGTGCTGCGCGCTCAGGTGGTGATGGGCCGTGACCTGGTGTTGCGAACGTTGGCTTTCCAGGCGTGCTTCGTCTCGGCGGGAGCGGTGGCCGCCCGCTTCGGGGCCGCTGCGGTGGCCGCCCACCAGGTCGTGCTGCAGCTGTGGAGTTTCCTTGCCCTGGTGCTGGATTCGTTGGCGATCGCCGCGCAATCGCTGGTGGGTGCGGCGCTGGGGGCGGGCCAGGTGGCGCACGCCAAATCCGTTGCGTGGCGGGTGACGGCTTTCTCCGCCGTGGCTGCCGCAGTGCTGGCCGCACTGTTCGCGCTCGGCGCGCCGGTGCTGCCGGGGGTGTTCACCGACGACCGTGCGGTGCTCGACGAGATGTCGGTGCCGTGGTGGTTCCTGGTGGCTCAATTGCCGATCGCGGGCATCGTTTTCGCGGTGGACGGCGTGCTGCTGGGGGCCGGGGACGCGAAGTTCATGCGCAACGCGACATTGGCCAGTGCGCTGCTGGGCTTCCTGCCGGCAATCTGGCTGTCGCTGGCGTTTGGCTGGGGACTGCTGGGTATCTGGGCCGGGCTGAGCACGTTCATGGTGTTGAGGTTGCTGTTCGTGGGCGCGCGGGTGCTCTCTGGGCGCTGGCTGGTCCCCGGCACGGTGTGA